A portion of the Desulfobulbaceae bacterium genome contains these proteins:
- a CDS encoding PAS domain S-box protein — translation MPDLSAYNVIHCRPEPWICCDYEGNVLSVNPAWTSFCAETLATTFTLTRNFFEQLPSPFTDVCRNHLDRRQHSISEQILYEINCLVTPDHHFLLLSFAPLMDNQNNGAHSPGWSLVISNTCEKEPSRPPGFHTGNENETLPSVYPNVPTALLAKEIADRKLAEQNLEESRDRLTQIIHGNSIATFVIDQHHKITHWNKALERLTGISSKNIIGTSEHWKAFYSQKRPTMADLILDQVTEEKIHEFYAGKYNRSQLVDDSYEVEDFFELNGKETWLFFTAAPIKSRTGALIGAVETLQDITRRKTMEQEILQYQTVLENKVEERTYQLKKTYEQLLHAEKLSAVGKLAASIAHEFGNPIIGIRNFLQGIQKTTSFSQDDAELLELAIQECQRVKDLISNLQNFNRPTSGTMAPMDLHQALNDLLLFCKKSFRERHIMIRKKFSPNLPLIHAVHDQVKQVILNCLNNAQEAIPEHGGSILLTTEYTAKAVMLHIRDTGKGIDESDLVSIFEPFFSTKPAVEGTGLGLSVSYGIMKRHQGKIEVTDTSSQGTTFTISFPIPSSTH, via the coding sequence ATGCCTGACCTTAGCGCTTATAATGTCATCCATTGTCGACCAGAACCTTGGATTTGCTGCGATTACGAGGGTAATGTTCTGTCCGTGAATCCAGCATGGACCTCTTTTTGTGCCGAAACTCTGGCAACAACATTTACCCTCACACGTAACTTTTTTGAGCAGCTTCCGTCTCCCTTTACAGACGTATGCCGAAATCATCTCGACAGAAGACAACACAGTATCTCTGAACAAATTCTCTATGAGATTAACTGTCTGGTAACACCAGATCACCACTTCTTGTTACTCAGCTTCGCCCCCCTGATGGACAACCAGAACAACGGCGCCCACTCTCCCGGTTGGTCGCTGGTGATCAGCAACACCTGCGAAAAAGAACCATCCAGGCCCCCAGGATTCCATACGGGAAATGAAAACGAGACACTCCCCTCAGTGTACCCTAACGTGCCAACCGCTCTTCTTGCTAAAGAGATCGCTGATCGTAAACTCGCAGAACAGAACCTCGAAGAAAGCCGGGATCGCCTGACTCAAATTATCCATGGCAACTCAATCGCTACCTTCGTTATCGATCAACATCATAAAATTACCCACTGGAATAAAGCCCTTGAGCGACTCACCGGCATATCCAGTAAAAATATCATAGGCACATCAGAACATTGGAAGGCCTTCTACTCACAGAAACGACCCACCATGGCCGACTTAATACTAGACCAGGTTACTGAAGAGAAAATCCATGAGTTCTATGCCGGAAAATACAATCGTTCTCAACTGGTGGATGACTCGTATGAAGTGGAAGATTTCTTTGAATTAAATGGTAAGGAGACATGGCTTTTCTTTACCGCAGCGCCAATCAAAAGCCGCACAGGAGCTTTGATCGGCGCAGTAGAGACGTTGCAGGATATCACCCGCCGCAAGACCATGGAACAGGAAATTCTTCAATACCAGACGGTTCTGGAGAATAAGGTCGAAGAACGAACATACCAACTGAAAAAAACCTACGAACAGTTGCTTCACGCCGAAAAGCTTAGCGCCGTAGGCAAACTCGCGGCCTCAATAGCCCATGAGTTCGGCAACCCTATTATCGGTATCCGCAATTTTCTGCAAGGGATTCAAAAGACGACAAGCTTCTCCCAGGATGACGCAGAACTCCTCGAATTGGCCATCCAGGAATGCCAACGGGTAAAAGACCTGATCAGCAACCTGCAAAATTTCAACCGCCCCACCAGCGGAACCATGGCCCCAATGGATCTACACCAAGCGCTCAACGACCTGTTACTTTTCTGCAAGAAAAGTTTCAGGGAAAGGCACATTATGATCAGGAAAAAATTCTCCCCTAACTTACCATTAATCCATGCCGTCCATGACCAGGTCAAACAGGTTATCTTGAACTGCTTGAATAATGCCCAGGAAGCCATCCCTGAACATGGTGGCTCCATCCTGCTCACCACCGAATACACAGCAAAGGCTGTCATGCTCCATATCCGGGATACTGGAAAGGGTATCGACGAGTCGGACCTGGTGTCGATTTTTGAACCATTCTTCTCCACTAAACCAGCAGTCGAAGGTACCGGCCTAGGACTATCGGTAAGTTATGGCATCATGAAACGTCACCAAGGAAAAATCGAGGTTACCGACACCTCAAGCCAAGGAACAACCTTTACCATCAGCTTCCCAATCCCTTCCTCGACACATTAA
- a CDS encoding cytochrome C — protein MSSAIIRRAAVIASLSFAIWGCAQTQPAPAPLPPTTAQAEPAKTVSAEEKALIEAQVQTELQNTDCSKCHDTQPADIKRNGGKHQTEIGCLDCHLEHLPLGTKTIPQCSMCHAPDTQEHFKLPNCLECHRNPHTPLDVTVDDVPPISAGCKTCHPEKGEELAKFPSKHTALNCTFCHPTKHKQIKKCLECHTPHADFMVYEDCLACHQPHSPLNIQYADETPSKNCGACHDTILSQLLNSKAKHGELTCAFCHKTKHPTVPNCSDCHKNPHDNAMMSTFNSECLKCHRNPHDLIY, from the coding sequence ATGTCTTCAGCAATCATTCGCAGGGCGGCAGTCATTGCCAGCCTATCATTTGCCATCTGGGGATGCGCTCAAACACAACCTGCCCCGGCCCCCTTACCGCCTACCACGGCACAAGCAGAACCTGCCAAGACTGTCAGTGCTGAAGAAAAAGCTCTGATTGAAGCCCAGGTGCAGACTGAACTCCAAAACACTGATTGCAGCAAGTGCCACGACACACAGCCCGCAGACATTAAGCGTAATGGCGGCAAGCATCAGACCGAAATTGGCTGTCTCGATTGCCACCTTGAGCATCTCCCTCTTGGAACCAAAACCATCCCTCAATGTTCCATGTGCCACGCTCCTGACACCCAAGAGCATTTCAAACTGCCAAACTGCCTGGAGTGTCATCGTAATCCTCACACACCTCTGGACGTCACAGTGGATGACGTGCCGCCGATCAGCGCCGGGTGCAAGACCTGTCATCCCGAAAAGGGTGAAGAATTGGCTAAGTTCCCGAGCAAACACACCGCCTTGAACTGCACCTTCTGCCATCCAACCAAACATAAGCAGATCAAGAAATGCCTCGAGTGCCATACCCCTCATGCAGATTTCATGGTTTATGAAGACTGCCTGGCCTGTCACCAACCACACAGTCCGCTCAATATCCAATATGCAGACGAAACTCCTTCTAAAAATTGTGGTGCCTGTCATGATACAATCTTGAGCCAGCTCTTAAATAGCAAAGCAAAACATGGAGAACTTACCTGTGCCTTCTGCCATAAGACCAAACATCCGACAGTACCGAATTGCAGCGATTGCCACAAAAATCCTCATGACAACGCAATGATGAGCACTTTTAACAGCGAGTGCCTGAAGTGCCATAGAAACCCGCATGATTTGATCTATTAA